The Alteriqipengyuania halimionae genome contains a region encoding:
- the rplT gene encoding 50S ribosomal protein L20 produces the protein MPRIKRGVTTRQKHKRLLDQAKGYRGRRKNTIRVARQAVEKAGQYAYRDRKVKKRSFRALWIQRINAAVRAEGLTYSQFMHGVKLAGIELDRKVMADLAMNEGAAFTHIIKQAKDALPA, from the coding sequence ATGCCTCGCATCAAACGTGGCGTTACCACGCGCCAGAAGCACAAGCGGCTGCTCGACCAGGCCAAGGGCTATCGCGGTCGTCGCAAGAACACCATCCGCGTTGCGCGCCAGGCCGTCGAAAAGGCCGGCCAGTACGCCTATCGCGACCGTAAGGTTAAGAAGCGCAGCTTCCGCGCTCTGTGGATCCAGCGCATCAACGCTGCGGTCCGCGCCGAAGGTCTCACCTATTCGCAGTTCATGCACGGCGTGAAGCTCGCCGGCATCGAGCTCGACCGCAAGGTGATGGCCGACCTCGCCATGAACGAGGGCGCCGCCTTTACGCACATCATCAAGCAGGCCAAGGATGCGCTTCCGGCCTGA
- a CDS encoding SDR family NAD(P)-dependent oxidoreductase, whose protein sequence is MSEHKTILVTGAGNGIGRATVMHFHGKGWRVAGFDTDGEALGELRGALREGEALLVEADVGNETAVCDAFDELSDWLGDDPLDLLVNNAAIADPYCGPLEDLALADWQRWIDASLTAAFLVSRSAVPLLRRGESASIVNISSTRAVMSEPDTFAYAASKGGIDALTHAMAVSLGPDIRVNAIRPGWIETGPWQKQAERTEPDHRAKDNEQHPAGRVGRTADIAEAVEYLHGAGFVTGQHLNVDGGMTVKMIYED, encoded by the coding sequence ATGAGCGAACACAAGACCATTCTCGTCACCGGAGCAGGCAACGGCATTGGCCGCGCCACCGTCATGCATTTTCATGGGAAGGGCTGGCGCGTTGCCGGGTTCGATACGGATGGAGAGGCGCTCGGAGAATTGCGCGGCGCGCTGCGCGAAGGCGAAGCGCTGTTGGTCGAGGCCGATGTCGGTAACGAGACGGCGGTTTGCGACGCGTTCGACGAACTGAGCGATTGGCTGGGCGACGATCCGCTCGACCTGCTGGTCAACAATGCGGCCATCGCCGATCCCTATTGCGGTCCACTGGAAGACCTCGCGCTCGCCGATTGGCAGCGCTGGATCGATGCGAGCCTGACCGCCGCTTTCCTCGTCAGCCGCTCCGCCGTCCCGCTGCTGCGGCGTGGCGAGAGCGCGAGCATCGTCAATATCTCTTCCACCCGCGCGGTGATGAGCGAACCCGATACCTTTGCCTATGCGGCGTCCAAAGGCGGGATCGACGCGCTGACCCATGCGATGGCGGTCTCGCTCGGCCCCGATATCCGCGTCAACGCGATTCGGCCCGGATGGATCGAAACCGGACCGTGGCAGAAGCAGGCCGAGCGCACCGAGCCCGATCACCGCGCAAAGGATAACGAGCAACACCCTGCGGGACGCGTGGGGCGGACCGCGGATATCGCCGAAGCGGTCGAATATCTCCACGGCGCGGGCTTCGTGACCGGCCAGCATCTCAACGTCGATGGTGGCATGACGGTGAAGATGATCTACGAAGACTGA
- the glpX gene encoding class II fructose-bisphosphatase produces the protein MSAQPQALTPSKVLDRVLVLEMVRVTEAAAVAASKLVGRGDEKAADAAAVEAMRQAFDELYMDGTVVIGEGERDEAPMLYIGEKVGGAPEDGNGKGGPKIDIALDPLEGTTITAKAGPNALAVLAAAEKGCLLNAPDTYMDKLAVGPGYPDGVIDLAKSPTENVKAVAEAKGVDPSEIVVCVLDRDRHAEIISELRSLGCGVVLIGDGDVAGVIAVTDPDTTIDLYMGQGGAPEGVLAAAALRCVGGQFNGRLVFRNDDEKSRARKWGIADEDFDKIYKLEDLAKGDCIFAATGVTDGSLLDGVKRLRGGKMTTESVVMRASSGTVRWIRGEHRTG, from the coding sequence ATGTCTGCCCAACCCCAAGCCCTGACGCCGAGCAAGGTGCTCGACCGCGTGCTGGTTCTCGAAATGGTGCGCGTGACCGAAGCTGCCGCCGTCGCCGCCTCGAAACTGGTCGGCCGCGGTGACGAGAAGGCCGCCGATGCAGCCGCCGTAGAAGCGATGCGGCAGGCATTCGACGAGCTCTACATGGATGGCACCGTGGTAATCGGCGAAGGCGAGCGCGACGAGGCCCCGATGCTGTATATCGGCGAGAAGGTCGGCGGAGCTCCCGAAGATGGAAATGGCAAGGGGGGCCCCAAGATCGACATCGCGCTCGATCCGCTCGAAGGCACCACGATCACCGCAAAGGCCGGACCCAATGCGCTGGCCGTTCTGGCGGCGGCGGAAAAGGGCTGCCTGCTGAACGCGCCCGACACCTATATGGACAAGCTCGCGGTCGGCCCCGGCTATCCCGACGGCGTCATCGACCTCGCCAAGTCGCCGACCGAAAACGTCAAGGCGGTGGCCGAGGCCAAGGGAGTCGATCCGTCCGAGATCGTGGTCTGCGTGCTCGATCGCGACCGCCATGCCGAGATCATTTCCGAATTGCGCAGCCTCGGCTGCGGCGTGGTCCTGATCGGCGACGGCGATGTAGCGGGCGTGATCGCGGTGACCGATCCCGACACCACGATCGATCTCTACATGGGACAGGGCGGGGCACCCGAAGGCGTGCTCGCCGCGGCCGCACTGCGCTGCGTCGGCGGCCAGTTCAACGGTCGTCTCGTGTTCCGCAACGACGACGAGAAGTCGCGCGCGCGCAAATGGGGCATCGCCGACGAGGATTTCGACAAGATCTACAAGCTCGAAGACCTCGCCAAGGGCGATTGCATCTTCGCCGCCACCGGCGTCACCGACGGATCGCTGCTCGACGGCGTGAAGCGCCTGCGCGGCGGCAAGATGACGACCGAAAGCGTCGTCATGCGCGCCAGCAGCGGCACGGTCCGCTGGATTCGCGGCGAACACCGTACGGGGTAA
- a CDS encoding ExbD/TolR family protein, whose amino-acid sequence MAISSGGGGAETPMSDINTTPLVDVMLVLLIIFLIAVPVAIQQIENLRIPIIETTESDDKVENLLLTVTTTDQNGLSAGQPGYGGASRGGECRIYFNNVTPVDSTELQQRASDYLLNLIERAGGEDVLMENPDMIPQVHIRADQEAPWRCVAGAIYGVQVSGYPIVAFISNPVEPGI is encoded by the coding sequence ATGGCAATTTCTTCGGGCGGAGGCGGCGCAGAAACGCCGATGTCGGACATCAACACCACGCCCCTCGTGGACGTGATGCTGGTGCTCCTCATCATCTTCCTTATCGCCGTTCCAGTGGCGATCCAGCAGATCGAGAACCTCCGCATTCCGATCATCGAAACCACCGAATCGGATGACAAGGTGGAGAACCTGCTGCTCACGGTCACGACGACCGACCAGAACGGGCTGAGCGCGGGCCAACCGGGCTATGGCGGCGCGAGCAGGGGCGGCGAGTGCCGGATCTATTTCAACAACGTCACGCCGGTCGATTCCACCGAACTGCAGCAGCGGGCGAGCGACTATCTGCTCAATCTCATCGAGCGAGCCGGTGGTGAAGACGTGCTGATGGAAAACCCGGACATGATTCCGCAGGTCCACATCCGCGCCGACCAGGAAGCCCCGTGGCGCTGCGTCGCCGGTGCGATCTACGGTGTGCAGGTTTCCGGCTACCCGATCGTCGCTTTCATCTCGAACCCGGTCGAACCGGGCATCTGA
- a CDS encoding MotA/TolQ/ExbB proton channel family protein — MLFEILTVAADAEAKKNAFGFWEALEQGGAVAYATVIILAIMSFGSFFILFTKWFEQRKIMSQHKKMRGNFWRANSLKEGATKLEKDSAWRQIVDDGIVAEEQHAKMGDSLEAHDWLHGSLARSEDTINAKLASGLSFLATVGATAPFIGLFGTVVGIYRALINIGIAGSASIDKVAGPVGEALIMTALGLLVAVPAVLAYNYLQARNKRIAETLHGFSTDVLAYISSDGKVKPVVATAAPAKTTTTAAKPAPAKVGAPGTSTTTPPTKK, encoded by the coding sequence ATGTTGTTTGAAATCCTGACCGTCGCGGCGGATGCCGAAGCCAAGAAGAACGCTTTCGGTTTCTGGGAAGCGCTCGAACAGGGCGGCGCCGTCGCCTATGCTACCGTCATCATCCTGGCCATCATGAGCTTCGGCTCGTTCTTCATCCTGTTCACCAAGTGGTTCGAACAGCGCAAGATCATGAGCCAGCACAAGAAGATGCGCGGCAATTTCTGGCGTGCGAACAGCCTCAAGGAAGGCGCCACCAAGCTCGAGAAAGACTCGGCCTGGCGCCAGATCGTCGACGACGGCATCGTCGCCGAAGAGCAGCACGCCAAGATGGGCGACAGCCTCGAAGCGCATGACTGGCTGCACGGCTCGCTCGCGCGTTCGGAAGACACGATCAACGCCAAGCTCGCTTCGGGTCTGTCGTTCCTGGCCACCGTCGGTGCGACCGCACCGTTCATCGGTCTGTTCGGTACGGTTGTCGGTATCTACCGCGCCCTGATCAACATCGGCATCGCCGGTTCGGCCTCGATCGACAAGGTCGCCGGCCCGGTCGGTGAAGCCCTGATCATGACCGCGCTCGGCCTGCTCGTCGCCGTTCCGGCGGTGCTCGCCTACAACTACCTGCAGGCGCGCAACAAGCGGATCGCCGAGACGCTGCATGGCTTCTCGACCGACGTGCTTGCCTACATCTCGTCGGACGGCAAGGTGAAGCCGGTCGTCGCCACCGCGGCGCCCGCCAAGACCACGACGACGGCGGCCAAGCCCGCCCCGGCGAAGGTCGGTGCCCCGGGCACCAGCACCACCACCCCGCCGACCAAGAAGTAA
- a CDS encoding inositol monophosphatase family protein, producing MSPADDLKLAHGLADAAGEAIRPLFRGDWSSERKADKSPVTEADKAAEAAIRSILEAERPDDGIHGEEYGLSNESAGRRWVLDPIDGTISFMAGRPIFGTLIALLQDGWPVLGIIDQPIARERWAARIGEATTFNGAPVRTRACKSLDDAVLATSSPHYFTPDTAEAYMQLAAAVGGNERQGTIVYGGDCYNYGLLASGHIDVVCEAGLAVYDYAALVPVVEGAGGTVSDWQGNPLDADSDGTMLALGDPARLEDVLEKMAPHAHDH from the coding sequence GTGTCGCCCGCCGATGACCTGAAACTGGCGCACGGTCTTGCCGATGCTGCGGGTGAAGCCATCCGCCCACTGTTTCGCGGCGATTGGTCGAGCGAGCGCAAAGCCGACAAATCGCCCGTCACCGAGGCCGACAAGGCCGCCGAAGCCGCGATTCGGTCCATTCTGGAGGCCGAGCGGCCTGATGACGGGATCCATGGTGAGGAGTACGGGCTTTCGAACGAGAGTGCCGGGCGGCGCTGGGTGCTCGATCCGATCGACGGGACGATCAGCTTCATGGCCGGGCGGCCGATCTTCGGTACGCTGATCGCGCTGTTGCAGGATGGTTGGCCGGTGCTCGGCATCATCGACCAGCCGATCGCCAGGGAGCGCTGGGCGGCACGAATCGGCGAGGCGACGACCTTCAACGGCGCGCCAGTGCGCACGCGCGCCTGCAAATCGCTTGACGACGCGGTGCTCGCCACCAGCAGCCCGCATTACTTCACCCCCGACACCGCCGAAGCCTACATGCAGCTCGCCGCCGCGGTTGGCGGCAACGAGCGGCAGGGCACGATCGTCTATGGCGGCGATTGCTACAATTACGGCCTGCTCGCCAGCGGCCACATCGACGTGGTCTGCGAGGCCGGGCTGGCGGTTTACGATTACGCCGCGCTGGTGCCGGTGGTCGAAGGCGCGGGCGGCACGGTCAGCGACTGGCAGGGCAATCCGCTTGATGCCGATAGCGATGGCACCATGCTCGCGCTCGGCGACCCGGCGCGGCTCGAAGACGTGCTGGAAAAGATGGCACCGCACGCGCACGACCATTGA
- a CDS encoding SDR family oxidoreductase, whose product MSSELDGKIALVTGAARGLGYEIAARLAQAGASVWINGRDADALRDAASRIGSRATPLPFDISDDDATRDAFARLADEGGLDILVNNVGMRDRRPLAELERGDMSALLAVNLVAPFDLARRAVPLMERRGYGRIVNITSIAADIARGDVLYTASKGGLAALTRALAAELGGSAITANAVAPGYFATDANEEMVADPEIAAHLARRTSLGRWGEPHEIAGAVAFLASPQASYITGQTLAVDGGYLSHF is encoded by the coding sequence ATGAGCAGCGAACTGGACGGGAAAATCGCGCTGGTAACCGGCGCGGCGCGTGGGCTGGGCTACGAGATCGCGGCGCGCCTCGCGCAGGCTGGGGCGAGCGTGTGGATCAACGGGCGCGATGCGGACGCCTTGCGCGATGCCGCTTCGCGAATCGGCAGCCGGGCCACGCCGCTGCCCTTCGACATTTCGGATGACGATGCCACGCGCGATGCCTTTGCGCGGCTCGCCGATGAAGGCGGGCTCGATATCCTCGTCAACAATGTCGGCATGCGCGATCGCCGTCCGCTCGCCGAGCTGGAGCGTGGCGACATGTCGGCTCTGCTGGCGGTCAATCTCGTCGCACCGTTCGATCTCGCGCGGCGTGCGGTGCCGCTGATGGAACGTCGCGGATACGGACGGATCGTCAACATCACCTCGATCGCCGCCGACATCGCGCGCGGCGATGTGCTCTACACCGCGAGCAAGGGCGGGCTCGCTGCGCTGACCCGCGCACTGGCCGCCGAACTGGGGGGCAGCGCGATCACCGCCAATGCGGTCGCACCTGGCTATTTCGCCACCGACGCCAATGAGGAGATGGTCGCCGATCCGGAGATCGCCGCGCATCTGGCCCGCCGGACTTCGCTGGGCCGCTGGGGCGAGCCGCACGAGATCGCTGGCGCGGTCGCCTTCCTCGCGTCGCCGCAAGCGAGCTACATCACCGGTCAGACGCTGGCGGTCGACGGGGGCTATCTCAGCCACTTCTGA
- a CDS encoding energy transducer TonB, whose product MAYADQQMSGNKVTAFIIVAIIHLIIGYGLISGLAAEAFEKVAERVTTVDIEEPPEPEETPPPPPPEPQQEVSPPPAYVPPAPVNVNPNPPPIPTTRIPPPQSPTVFKIPPPAPTVAPPPPPAPPPPPSQARSASAQNQGRWARQIQDRYPSRAIREEREGVVGMRITIGTNGRVSNCSVTRSSGSSDLDSAACSGMERYARFNPALNDAGNPVTDTMSYSFEYVLR is encoded by the coding sequence ATGGCTTACGCTGATCAACAGATGAGCGGTAACAAGGTGACCGCTTTCATCATCGTTGCGATCATCCACCTGATCATCGGCTACGGGCTGATTTCGGGTCTCGCCGCGGAAGCGTTCGAGAAGGTGGCTGAACGCGTTACGACCGTGGACATTGAAGAACCGCCCGAGCCGGAAGAGACTCCTCCTCCGCCGCCGCCCGAGCCGCAGCAGGAAGTGTCTCCGCCGCCGGCTTACGTTCCGCCGGCGCCGGTCAACGTCAACCCGAATCCTCCGCCGATCCCCACCACGCGGATTCCGCCCCCCCAGTCGCCGACGGTGTTCAAGATTCCGCCGCCCGCGCCGACCGTGGCACCGCCCCCGCCTCCGGCACCGCCGCCCCCGCCTTCGCAGGCTCGTTCGGCGTCGGCCCAGAACCAGGGACGTTGGGCTCGCCAGATTCAGGATCGTTATCCCAGCCGTGCGATCCGCGAAGAACGTGAAGGCGTCGTCGGTATGCGCATCACGATCGGTACGAACGGGCGAGTCAGCAATTGCTCGGTCACCCGCTCGAGCGGAAGCAGCGATCTCGACAGCGCTGCTTGCAGCGGGATGGAACGGTACGCCAGGTTCAACCCGGCTCTCAACGATGCCGGCAATCCCGTTACCGATACGATGAGCTACTCCTTCGAGTACGTTTTGCGTTAA
- a CDS encoding ribose-phosphate pyrophosphokinase encodes MKIMSANSNLPLARAIAGYLEMPLTDASVRRFADEEIFVEIHENVRGEDVFVLQSTSYPANDNLMELLICIDALRRASARRITAVIPYFGYARQDRKPGPRTPISAKLVANLITEAGADRVLSVDLHAGQIQGFFDIPTDNLYAAPVMAADIQARYGDQDLMVVSPDVGGVVRARALAKRLDNAPLAIVDKRRDRPGESEVMNIIGDVKDRHCILIDDIIDSGGTLCNAAEALLEKGAKSVAAYITHGVLSGGAVARVDKSSLTELVVTDTIRATDPANDSKRIRYLTIAPLIGEAVRRIADESSVSSLFD; translated from the coding sequence ATGAAAATCATGTCGGCCAATTCGAACCTGCCGCTGGCGCGGGCGATTGCGGGCTATCTCGAAATGCCGCTGACCGATGCGTCAGTCCGCCGTTTTGCCGACGAGGAAATCTTCGTCGAGATCCACGAGAACGTGCGCGGCGAAGACGTGTTCGTGCTGCAATCGACCAGCTATCCGGCGAACGACAACCTCATGGAATTGCTGATCTGCATCGACGCGCTGCGCCGCGCATCGGCGCGCCGGATCACCGCCGTGATCCCCTATTTCGGCTATGCCCGGCAGGATCGCAAACCGGGGCCGCGCACGCCGATCTCGGCCAAATTGGTGGCAAACCTGATCACCGAAGCGGGCGCCGATCGTGTGCTGTCGGTCGATCTTCACGCCGGCCAGATCCAGGGCTTCTTCGATATCCCGACCGACAACCTCTACGCTGCGCCGGTGATGGCAGCGGACATCCAAGCCCGCTACGGCGACCAGGACCTGATGGTGGTCTCGCCCGATGTGGGCGGCGTGGTTCGCGCGCGCGCCCTGGCCAAGCGGCTCGACAACGCTCCGCTGGCAATCGTCGACAAGCGCCGCGACCGCCCGGGTGAAAGCGAAGTGATGAACATCATTGGCGACGTGAAGGATCGCCACTGCATCCTGATCGACGACATCATCGATTCGGGTGGCACGCTGTGCAACGCCGCCGAAGCGCTGCTCGAAAAGGGCGCGAAGTCGGTCGCCGCCTACATCACCCACGGCGTGCTCTCGGGCGGCGCGGTAGCGCGAGTCGACAAGAGCTCGCTCACCGAACTGGTCGTCACCGACACCATCCGCGCGACCGATCCGGCCAATGACAGCAAGCGCATCCGCTACCTGACCATCGCCCCGCTGATTGGCGAAGCCGTCCGCCGCATCGCCGACGAAAGCTCGGTCTCGAGCCTGTTCGACTGA
- the rpmI gene encoding 50S ribosomal protein L35 has product MPKLKTKSGVKKRFKLTASGKVKHGVAGKRHRLTSHNAKYIRQQRGTKVLAKADWAAVKKWAPYGLD; this is encoded by the coding sequence ATGCCCAAGCTGAAGACCAAGAGCGGCGTCAAAAAGCGCTTCAAGCTCACCGCTTCCGGCAAGGTCAAGCACGGTGTCGCCGGTAAGCGCCACCGCCTGACCAGCCATAACGCGAAGTATATCCGCCAGCAGCGCGGGACCAAGGTTCTTGCCAAGGCCGATTGGGCCGCGGTGAAGAAATGGGCCCCCTACGGACTCGATTGA
- a CDS encoding outer membrane beta-barrel protein, protein MKKLLLAATGVALLPLPAHAQDADEYYDDEPVVTARDGLRIEGRVLWERINDPDEAALINYELGSGVGFGGEIGYDVAVSDSVVVGPFVSYEASSVEECDFDLCVSSDGYLAAGLHAGFALGPTSQVYGKLAYSQQTIDVEGIIDDPVLGAIAVNESESGGGFQIAVGYEQGFGRNMYGRIEIGSGENQDIYGFDFQRTHIGAAFGVRF, encoded by the coding sequence ATGAAGAAATTGCTGCTGGCGGCGACCGGTGTCGCCTTGCTTCCGCTCCCCGCGCACGCGCAGGATGCCGACGAATATTACGACGACGAACCGGTCGTCACCGCGCGCGATGGCCTACGCATCGAAGGCCGCGTCCTGTGGGAACGCATCAACGATCCGGATGAAGCGGCGCTGATCAATTACGAACTCGGCTCGGGCGTCGGCTTCGGCGGCGAGATCGGCTACGACGTTGCGGTCAGCGACAGCGTCGTGGTCGGTCCGTTCGTCAGCTACGAAGCGTCGAGCGTGGAGGAATGCGATTTCGACCTGTGCGTATCGAGCGACGGCTATCTCGCGGCGGGCTTGCATGCCGGCTTTGCGCTTGGGCCCACCAGCCAGGTCTATGGGAAGCTCGCCTATTCGCAGCAGACGATCGACGTCGAAGGGATAATCGACGATCCGGTGCTCGGAGCGATTGCCGTGAACGAAAGCGAGAGCGGCGGCGGCTTCCAGATCGCGGTCGGCTATGAACAGGGCTTCGGCCGCAACATGTACGGCCGGATCGAAATCGGCTCGGGCGAGAACCAGGACATTTACGGCTTCGATTTCCAGCGCACCCATATCGGAGCGGCATTCGGCGTCCGGTTCTGA